A genomic stretch from Sphingobacterium sp. ML3W includes:
- a CDS encoding RNA polymerase sigma factor, with product MENTTIDQLFKEKRPTLKYLAAQFTSDPDEREDLVQETMVRSLSSIEKFIKHPKLMSWLYIIMKNTYINQYTRNKRLENYRNEYISTGYVNEITRNRGENNFVASDIQHALNNLPKDYYNAFALFLEGFKYYEIAEHLQIPEGTVKTRIHMARRSLQKQLKTYSKSIY from the coding sequence ATGGAAAATACAACAATCGATCAACTGTTTAAGGAAAAGAGACCTACATTAAAATATTTGGCTGCTCAATTTACAAGTGATCCAGATGAAAGAGAAGACTTGGTACAAGAAACTATGGTTAGATCATTGTCTTCCATAGAAAAGTTTATAAAGCATCCTAAGCTCATGTCCTGGTTATATATCATTATGAAGAATACATATATTAACCAGTATACACGGAATAAGAGACTGGAAAATTACCGCAACGAATATATAAGCACCGGTTATGTCAATGAAATTACCCGTAACCGTGGCGAAAACAACTTTGTAGCATCGGATATTCAGCATGCGCTCAATAATTTACCAAAGGATTATTACAATGCTTTTGCGTTATTTTTGGAGGGGTTCAAATATTATGAAATTGCGGAGCACTTGCAAATACCTGAAGGAACTGTAAAGACACGTATCCATATGGCGCGCAGGTCTTTACAAAAGCAACTTAAAACCTACTCGAAGAGTATTTATTAA
- a CDS encoding response regulator transcription factor, with amino-acid sequence MIKILLVEDHMVVRNGIKLLLESQDSFEVVGEASNGKEALDYLQSNPDSVPDIILTDISMEEMDGIALLRVLYKQYGNIKVVILSMLNQINYVIEGFEYGLMGYLVKNIGYNELLFALNHIAAGGRYMSEEISMLLLEHIRSGQRYAQHPIGSRADFEISERELEVLGLIAEGYTNIEIADKIFLSKRTVEGHRQNLIDKAGVKNTAHLVKFAFENGILN; translated from the coding sequence ATGATAAAAATCCTATTGGTAGAAGACCATATGGTGGTGCGCAATGGTATTAAATTGCTTTTAGAATCCCAGGATAGTTTTGAAGTTGTTGGGGAGGCTTCCAATGGTAAGGAAGCGCTAGATTACCTGCAATCGAATCCAGATTCAGTTCCAGATATTATTTTGACGGATATCAGCATGGAGGAAATGGATGGTATAGCGCTTTTGCGGGTCTTATATAAGCAATATGGAAATATAAAAGTCGTCATCCTGTCGATGTTGAACCAGATTAATTATGTCATCGAAGGGTTTGAGTATGGCCTTATGGGATATTTGGTAAAAAACATTGGGTATAACGAATTACTTTTTGCGCTCAACCACATTGCAGCTGGTGGCCGATATATGAGTGAAGAGATCTCCATGTTGCTTTTGGAACATATACGTTCGGGGCAACGTTACGCGCAGCATCCGATAGGATCACGGGCAGATTTTGAAATTTCTGAACGTGAACTTGAAGTCTTGGGGCTTATCGCTGAAGGCTATACAAATATTGAAATTGCCGATAAGATCTTTTTGAGTAAGCGTACAGTGGAGGGCCATCGTCAAAATTTAATTGATAAAGCGGGTGTGAAAAATACAGCACATTTAGTGAAGTTTGCCTTCGAAAATGGGATATTGAATTAA
- a CDS encoding CsbD family protein, whose translation MSNLTWKGRWNELKGKVKQQYADLTDDDLLYAEGKEDELLGKLQQKTGKTKEEVEDWLDKM comes from the coding sequence ATGAGTAATTTAACATGGAAAGGACGTTGGAACGAGTTAAAAGGAAAAGTAAAGCAACAATATGCTGATTTGACCGATGATGATTTGTTATATGCAGAAGGTAAAGAAGATGAGTTGTTGGGTAAGTTGCAACAAAAAACTGGTAAGACAAAAGAAGAGGTGGAAGATTGGTTAGATAAAATGTAA
- a CDS encoding SIMPL domain-containing protein, translated as MRNKIKLLSLFISSGFLLMISCQSVSNDNQNRIRVSGEGKIRIMPDQVTLTINTAFTKPRMVDAVRETQNTVDSVIAILGKYGNKKEDIKTSSVSANKDYQYIGNTTKFVGYQAQQTIDFVLHDLSKFTELTGKLLETKISGIGSISFAHSKADSILREADLIAYDDALKSAQKLASRADVKIGKLLFLSNDGSASNETTGNRTGMALETFSKAYGGEGFKIAPEVLEFKRTIYTEFEIK; from the coding sequence ATGAGAAATAAAATAAAGTTATTGTCGCTATTTATCAGTAGTGGTTTCCTATTGATGATATCCTGCCAGTCTGTCTCCAATGATAATCAAAACCGGATACGGGTCAGCGGTGAAGGAAAAATTAGGATAATGCCAGATCAAGTTACACTCACCATAAATACGGCATTTACAAAACCGAGGATGGTGGATGCTGTAAGGGAAACACAAAATACCGTAGATAGTGTCATTGCTATACTTGGAAAATACGGAAATAAAAAGGAAGATATAAAGACAAGCAGTGTATCAGCCAATAAAGACTATCAATATATTGGAAATACGACTAAATTTGTCGGCTACCAAGCACAGCAGACTATTGATTTTGTCCTACATGATCTATCCAAATTCACTGAATTAACGGGAAAATTACTCGAGACAAAAATAAGCGGAATTGGTTCCATTTCATTTGCCCACTCCAAAGCCGACAGTATTCTACGGGAAGCTGACCTGATTGCCTATGACGACGCACTAAAATCCGCCCAAAAGCTGGCTTCGAGAGCTGATGTAAAAATTGGTAAACTCTTGTTCCTGTCAAACGATGGCAGCGCTTCCAATGAAACTACCGGTAACAGAACGGGTATGGCTTTAGAAACATTTAGTAAAGCTTATGGCGGGGAAGGTTTTAAAATAGCACCTGAGGTACTCGAATTTAAAAGAACAATCTACACCGAATTTGAAATAAAATAG
- a CDS encoding FAD-binding oxidoreductase, which produces MDLKSNEPFWLIKNGLLATYPSLHQDKTCDILIVGGGITGALIAHQCMAMGKNCVLIDKREIANGSSAATTSMLQYEIDTPLYELKKLIGEEGAIASYKACSKAIDDIGLLTRKIKSKAGFRAKESLYYAARKKDIPWLKQEFNARESAGFAVNWLSADEIQAQYGLANAYGGILSEQGASMDAFCFAHELLVYNVKAGLEVFDKTELVSVKRSGQSTMVTVSTGATIRTKKIIYCTGYETVSVIPEKFVDLLSTFAIVSEVDSTLYQQYKDVLIWNTSDPYLYMRTTDDGRFLIGGEDEEFRDPQKRDALIAKKSDKLGKSFQKIFNRPFLTDFTWAGTFGVTKDGLPYIGEHKAFKNSYFVCGFGGNGITFSVTAMEMVAFWLENRKHPLSEWFKFGR; this is translated from the coding sequence ATGGATTTAAAATCTAATGAACCTTTTTGGTTGATAAAAAATGGGCTTTTGGCGACTTATCCCTCCCTGCATCAGGACAAAACCTGCGATATTTTAATTGTTGGTGGCGGAATCACTGGCGCCCTCATTGCCCATCAATGTATGGCGATGGGGAAGAACTGTGTGCTTATTGATAAACGCGAGATCGCTAATGGAAGCTCAGCAGCAACAACGTCCATGTTGCAATATGAGATTGATACACCGCTCTATGAATTAAAGAAACTAATCGGTGAAGAGGGCGCTATTGCTAGTTATAAGGCCTGTAGCAAAGCAATAGATGACATTGGTTTACTTACACGGAAAATCAAATCTAAAGCCGGTTTTCGCGCAAAGGAATCCTTATATTATGCCGCACGTAAAAAGGATATTCCATGGCTAAAACAAGAATTTAATGCGCGGGAATCTGCAGGATTTGCCGTCAACTGGCTATCTGCGGACGAAATTCAAGCGCAATATGGGCTAGCGAATGCGTATGGTGGGATACTTTCCGAACAGGGCGCTAGTATGGATGCTTTTTGCTTTGCCCATGAACTATTGGTTTATAATGTAAAAGCGGGATTGGAGGTATTTGATAAGACGGAACTTGTCTCTGTTAAAAGGAGTGGGCAGAGCACTATGGTTACAGTATCTACAGGCGCAACGATCCGCACAAAAAAAATTATATATTGCACGGGCTATGAGACTGTTTCGGTTATTCCCGAGAAGTTTGTGGACTTGTTAAGTACCTTCGCGATTGTCTCCGAAGTGGATTCTACATTGTATCAGCAGTACAAGGACGTATTGATCTGGAACACTTCCGACCCTTACCTCTATATGCGAACGACCGATGATGGTCGATTTTTGATCGGGGGGGAGGATGAGGAGTTTCGCGATCCACAGAAGCGGGATGCCTTAATTGCCAAAAAGTCGGATAAGTTAGGAAAGTCTTTCCAGAAGATCTTCAATAGACCTTTTTTAACAGATTTTACCTGGGCTGGAACTTTTGGGGTAACCAAAGATGGCCTACCGTATATTGGTGAACATAAGGCGTTTAAAAACAGCTATTTTGTCTGTGGTTTTGGTGGCAATGGGATTACATTTTCAGTCACTGCAATGGAAATGGTGGCCTTTTGGTTAGAAAATAGAAAACACCCCCTGTCCGAATGGTTTAAGTTTGGACGATAG
- a CDS encoding PA2169 family four-helix-bundle protein has translation METITINDSTLINDLIQINNDRIAGYKKAIEIATRLHIEGLNDIFVEYMSQSELFIEELKPYLEQQAQAATEGTMVSGKLFRIWMDIKSVVSGNDEKSLLSSCEQGEDAFKKTYKDVVDNQDWEITHDLLLLIEKQLAIQLEAHEYIKTLRDNAS, from the coding sequence ATGGAAACGATAACAATCAATGATAGTACATTAATCAATGACTTGATACAAATCAATAATGATCGTATTGCCGGGTATAAAAAAGCAATTGAAATCGCAACACGACTCCATATTGAAGGCTTAAATGACATCTTTGTCGAATATATGAGTCAATCCGAGCTATTTATTGAGGAACTCAAACCTTATCTGGAGCAACAAGCTCAGGCGGCTACCGAGGGTACAATGGTCAGTGGCAAACTCTTTAGGATATGGATGGATATCAAATCTGTCGTTTCAGGAAACGACGAAAAAAGTTTATTATCAAGTTGTGAACAAGGCGAAGATGCTTTTAAAAAGACCTATAAAGATGTTGTTGACAATCAAGATTGGGAAATTACACACGATTTATTACTTCTGATTGAAAAACAGCTCGCAATACAACTTGAAGCACATGAATACATCAAAACATTACGGGATAATGCATCTTAA
- a CDS encoding ATP-binding protein: MNTAFQSNNQNTINLQHFGSLVVLDEQFTIVALSEFAAEKAALPTSTLLGTNFFESFAVAFGDAIRKIATALSELREHGQSRHILPIKIFQERVYFKLKIDQGHFYIEWEEQHKKYISARKINEFNFLLDTIQPNNWDRVCLAINRLLNYDRVFVLQVQETGYSEVIAEHTSDGKPYFRGKEFSKDFMPKEAMEYYSNYSYRYIPNVKKNDQNFVYVEDSIDTLSSLLCPLPHLHRLFLEKINVQSALFFRICIDDEFWGLVVAQHAEEKVIDLQQRKLCTFAIQAATNKYESHVKQNLLERTELLNSAEVELKKSLSENKMVNCALVQHIDTLMQLVNADGLSIFNQGDVFNHGHTPHKTLFYEIIQFLQTHSDKALFKDYNFTLNHQNHFKEKLNFAGLMYLKVGIESDYYLVWFRKASQSRVMQIRQDQKHRRKPDYLEVWEDVRYDVAKPWNDAEINFVLRLNQIIKESIFRKLRERQLLNEELLSLNNELEMFTYTLSHDLKNPLSILKMGIQFLQQHSDDIDLSKTNKWYQNFSRSVSNIEDIINNMVQLSQHRASVLDKEPLPMAYTLQRIFQENKTLYNTPDCQSYFGQLLPIWGEKSAVYQIFTNLIVNAIKYSAQSDKPAIKIESTNQDDMTYYCIKDNGIGIPEEHLPHIYEMFSRADNVSGIPGTGIGLSLVKRVMERLGGTIEIESTVGLGTTVHLYFPIVAPFPDHMLND, translated from the coding sequence ATGAATACTGCTTTTCAATCTAACAATCAAAATACGATCAATCTTCAGCATTTTGGTAGTCTTGTTGTTTTGGATGAACAATTTACTATTGTGGCTTTGAGTGAGTTTGCAGCTGAAAAAGCTGCCCTTCCTACTTCCACCCTATTGGGAACTAACTTTTTCGAAAGTTTTGCTGTAGCCTTTGGTGATGCTATTCGAAAAATAGCGACTGCCTTGAGCGAGTTACGAGAACATGGACAATCGCGTCATATTCTACCTATTAAAATATTCCAAGAACGTGTCTATTTTAAACTTAAAATAGACCAGGGGCATTTTTATATTGAATGGGAGGAACAACACAAAAAATATATATCCGCAAGAAAGATAAACGAATTCAACTTCTTACTTGACACCATCCAACCTAACAACTGGGATCGGGTCTGTTTGGCTATCAATAGATTATTGAATTACGATCGTGTTTTTGTTCTTCAGGTTCAAGAAACAGGATATAGTGAAGTGATTGCCGAACATACTTCTGATGGCAAACCTTATTTTAGAGGGAAAGAATTTTCTAAAGACTTCATGCCCAAAGAGGCAATGGAATATTATAGTAACTATTCGTATCGTTATATCCCCAATGTTAAAAAAAATGACCAGAATTTTGTTTATGTTGAAGACAGCATTGATACACTTTCCAGTTTGCTCTGCCCACTTCCCCATCTCCATCGTCTTTTTCTGGAAAAGATCAATGTTCAGAGCGCCTTATTTTTCCGTATTTGTATAGATGACGAATTTTGGGGGCTAGTTGTAGCGCAGCACGCAGAAGAAAAAGTGATAGATCTGCAACAACGGAAACTTTGTACTTTTGCTATTCAAGCCGCTACCAACAAATATGAAAGCCATGTTAAACAGAATCTACTTGAAAGAACAGAGCTCCTTAATAGCGCAGAAGTAGAACTAAAAAAAAGCCTATCTGAGAATAAAATGGTGAATTGTGCTTTGGTTCAGCACATAGATACCCTCATGCAATTGGTCAATGCGGACGGTTTGTCTATATTTAATCAGGGTGATGTATTTAACCATGGGCATACACCACATAAAACACTGTTTTATGAAATCATTCAATTCCTGCAAACGCATAGTGATAAAGCTTTATTCAAGGATTACAATTTTACATTAAATCATCAGAATCATTTTAAAGAAAAATTGAATTTTGCGGGTCTGATGTACCTCAAAGTCGGCATAGAAAGTGATTATTACCTTGTATGGTTCAGAAAAGCAAGCCAAAGTCGTGTCATGCAAATCCGGCAGGATCAAAAACACCGTCGAAAGCCGGATTATTTGGAGGTCTGGGAGGATGTTCGTTATGATGTGGCAAAGCCATGGAACGATGCTGAAATCAATTTCGTGCTGCGATTGAACCAGATTATCAAAGAATCTATATTTAGAAAACTGAGAGAAAGACAGTTACTCAACGAAGAACTGTTGAGCCTGAACAATGAATTAGAAATGTTTACTTATACCCTATCGCACGATCTGAAAAACCCCTTGTCAATCTTAAAAATGGGTATACAATTTCTACAGCAGCATTCCGACGATATTGATCTTTCAAAAACTAACAAATGGTATCAAAATTTCAGCAGGAGTGTTTCCAATATCGAAGACATCATCAACAATATGGTCCAATTGAGTCAACACCGTGCGAGCGTTTTGGACAAAGAACCACTTCCCATGGCTTACACACTGCAGCGTATTTTCCAGGAAAACAAAACCCTTTATAATACACCTGATTGTCAGTCATATTTTGGGCAATTACTACCGATTTGGGGCGAAAAGAGTGCCGTCTACCAGATCTTTACCAATCTTATTGTTAACGCGATCAAATATTCTGCTCAATCGGACAAACCTGCGATTAAAATTGAAAGTACAAATCAGGACGATATGACTTATTATTGCATCAAAGATAATGGTATAGGCATCCCTGAGGAGCATCTACCACATATCTATGAAATGTTTTCCCGTGCTGACAACGTCTCGGGTATTCCAGGTACAGGGATCGGACTATCGCTTGTTAAACGCGTCATGGAACGTTTGGGAGGTACAATAGAGATCGAATCCACCGTTGGTTTAGGAACAACAGTCCACTTATATTTCCCTATTGTGGCACCTTTTCCGGATCATATGCTCAATGATTGA
- a CDS encoding glycoside hydrolase family 43 protein has translation MKFYVLLFILSAIDSLSYATGHGIFTQSPTDSMARSLILENAIFQADPTIFYDNGYYYLYGTNGDGDKQLGFKVYRSKDLKQWEDPIGAKAGFALVKEDVFGTKGFWAPQVWSEQGKFYMAYTADEQIAIAISDSPMGPFKQDIARTLIDGGKQIDPYVFRDSDGKKYLFHVRLVEGNRIFVAELKDDYSGIKKETLKECLHAEKAWENTAGSTWSVSEGPTVVKQGNHYYMFYSANDFRNKDYAVGVAVADNVYGPWKKIETNPLLSQHTSGFSGTGHGDLFQKGQQWYYICHTHYSDTQVAPRRTAIVPIDLASDRQSGIAIPKFDSSKFRLLELVNKSDEPIDVAFGDPFILYDPPTDLYYLYGTGGTENGFIAYSSKDLRHWKEAGKVYDGKQAKGWGIKDFWAPEVYAINNKYYMYYSAHWKENPGNKLENYRIGVAVADSPLGPFIDLTGKPLFDPGYPIIDANVFRDVDNRNYLFYSRCCYEHPVASEIADWAKSKWGYNAIEESWVYGIELDSSMQNVIGKPVLLIRPPARMSDAQSEWESRSVSSGEINRRWTEGSFLIHAKGQYYMMYSANYFAGANYAVGYATAKSPLGSYEKSQTNPIIEKNTDRGGIVSGTGHNSIFRDREGKLRCVYHGRTTKTGDKRMVFIRDIDFSQNNQLRVLTD, from the coding sequence ATGAAATTTTATGTATTGCTTTTTATTCTCAGTGCGATAGATTCGTTGAGCTACGCAACAGGGCATGGTATTTTTACGCAGTCTCCAACCGATTCTATGGCCAGGTCACTGATATTGGAAAATGCTATTTTTCAGGCGGATCCCACCATTTTCTACGATAACGGTTATTACTATCTATATGGTACCAATGGTGATGGCGATAAACAGTTAGGCTTTAAAGTATATCGGTCTAAAGACTTGAAACAATGGGAGGACCCCATTGGTGCAAAAGCTGGATTTGCATTGGTAAAAGAAGATGTATTTGGAACCAAAGGCTTTTGGGCACCTCAAGTCTGGTCGGAGCAAGGCAAATTTTACATGGCTTATACAGCTGATGAGCAAATTGCCATCGCTATCAGCGATTCTCCGATGGGCCCTTTTAAACAGGACATTGCCAGAACGCTTATTGATGGCGGAAAGCAGATTGATCCCTATGTTTTTAGGGACAGCGATGGTAAAAAATATTTGTTTCATGTGAGATTGGTGGAAGGAAACCGCATCTTCGTTGCGGAATTAAAAGATGACTATTCAGGAATCAAAAAAGAAACATTAAAAGAATGTTTGCATGCTGAAAAAGCTTGGGAGAATACTGCTGGTTCAACATGGTCAGTCAGTGAGGGACCTACTGTTGTAAAGCAAGGCAATCATTATTATATGTTTTATTCGGCCAATGATTTTAGAAATAAAGACTATGCCGTAGGTGTTGCGGTAGCGGACAATGTGTATGGTCCCTGGAAAAAAATTGAAACAAATCCTTTATTGAGCCAGCATACAAGTGGATTTTCCGGTACTGGCCATGGTGATTTATTCCAAAAAGGACAACAATGGTATTATATATGTCATACACATTATTCTGACACTCAAGTTGCTCCAAGACGTACAGCTATTGTACCTATTGATCTTGCTTCTGATAGACAAAGTGGTATTGCAATTCCCAAATTTGACAGTTCCAAGTTCAGGTTGCTTGAGCTTGTCAACAAATCTGACGAGCCTATTGATGTCGCTTTTGGTGACCCTTTTATTTTATATGATCCACCTACAGATCTATATTATCTATACGGAACGGGAGGCACAGAAAATGGGTTTATAGCATACAGTTCTAAAGATCTAAGGCATTGGAAGGAAGCTGGGAAAGTGTATGATGGCAAACAGGCCAAAGGATGGGGGATCAAGGACTTTTGGGCGCCAGAGGTGTACGCCATCAATAATAAATACTATATGTATTATAGTGCGCACTGGAAGGAAAACCCTGGAAATAAGCTGGAGAATTATCGTATTGGTGTTGCCGTAGCGGATAGTCCTTTGGGACCATTTATAGATTTGACAGGTAAACCATTATTTGACCCTGGATATCCTATTATTGATGCGAATGTCTTTCGGGATGTCGACAATAGAAATTATTTATTTTATTCGCGTTGCTGCTATGAACATCCCGTTGCCTCCGAAATTGCCGATTGGGCCAAGTCTAAATGGGGGTACAATGCTATTGAAGAAAGCTGGGTTTATGGTATCGAGCTTGACAGTAGCATGCAGAACGTGATTGGAAAGCCGGTACTTTTAATACGTCCTCCCGCGCGCATGAGTGATGCACAATCGGAATGGGAAAGTCGGTCGGTGTCTTCTGGCGAAATTAACAGAAGGTGGACAGAGGGATCCTTCTTAATCCACGCCAAAGGACAATATTATATGATGTATTCTGCAAATTATTTTGCGGGAGCAAATTATGCTGTTGGTTATGCTACCGCTAAATCTCCGTTGGGAAGCTATGAAAAATCACAAACGAATCCGATTATTGAAAAAAATACGGATAGAGGAGGGATCGTGTCAGGTACAGGACACAACAGCATCTTTAGAGACCGCGAAGGCAAACTTCGATGTGTCTACCATGGACGAACAACAAAAACCGGAGATAAACGGATGGTATTTATCCGTGACATCGATTTTAGCCAAAACAATCAGCTACGAGTTCTTACAGATTGA
- a CDS encoding RNA polymerase sigma factor has translation MNNSNLNLLVEEKRSLLKHFAGKFTTDPDEKEDLIQETLIRALKSIDDFIKHPKLMSWLYVIMKNVYINQYRKAKRTNEIHETYIGLEAYNTTESNKGENKFVSDDIEKAMCNLSEENYQIFQLFLEGYKYHEIASYFGMPEGTIKTRIHMTRKKLQKHLKVYQLK, from the coding sequence ATGAACAATTCCAATTTAAACTTGCTGGTCGAAGAAAAAAGAAGCTTATTAAAACATTTCGCGGGAAAATTCACTACCGATCCTGACGAAAAGGAGGACTTGATTCAGGAAACACTTATTCGCGCATTGAAGTCGATCGATGACTTTATTAAGCATCCCAAATTAATGTCCTGGTTGTACGTGATCATGAAGAATGTTTACATTAATCAGTATCGCAAAGCAAAGCGAACGAACGAAATTCATGAAACCTACATTGGCCTCGAGGCTTACAATACAACTGAATCGAATAAAGGTGAAAACAAGTTCGTATCAGACGATATCGAAAAGGCGATGTGTAACCTTTCGGAGGAAAATTACCAAATCTTCCAGTTATTCTTGGAAGGTTACAAATATCATGAAATTGCCTCATATTTTGGGATGCCAGAAGGAACAATAAAGACGAGAATACATATGACACGCAAGAAATTACAAAAGCACCTAAAAGTATATCAACTTAAATAA